DNA sequence from the Macrobrachium rosenbergii isolate ZJJX-2024 chromosome 55, ASM4041242v1, whole genome shotgun sequence genome:
AAACTAGAGGATTTTCTTTCCCGTGATCACAGAGAAGCCAAGATGGCTTTACTCGGAACTAACTGATTAGATCCAGGTCACGTGTGCCACAGTggctgtttgtatgtttgtaatgtTCCCCTGAGACCGATATGGTGAGTCAGTCCTTCGTGAAATTAAAGAATATACAATGTTCTGTGTGGATGAGTAATGCCACGGTTTTATGTCTGTGATTGTTAAAGTGTGTTATGGCATGTGCAATTTCtggttgaaataaaaatgtttttagtttctcTTCTTGCGTGACTTTCTGTAAACGTGAGATTATTTGTTTGCACTTGTGCTGCTGCGCGCATTTCTTGTCcatttcatacatataaatagagGAAAAACGCTTGGGAAAAGACCAGCCACAGCAGATCGCGTGGGCGTTTGTTTTGCGAGATAGACCCGGTTAATGATCAAAGCTCAAAGGCCAATGACCCGTGATTGCAAGGGAGAAAAGGGACCGAGCGGAAATCAGGTGAACGGCTTTCAGAATCATAAGCCTTTAAGCTCTGATTACCGAAGGCTTTCCTTTTTCTCGAAAATCATGCAATTCTTTCATATGCTCAGGTATCTGTGTCACTGAAGCACAGATCTGCTGACGAACTGTACGAGTTGGTATTGCAGGAAATCTATACagattcccattttcttccaGTCGGCGTTCTCTTAACCAGGTCATGTCTACAGTTAGAGAATACTCAGTGACATTTGGAACCATTTGGTGGAAATCCAGTTCGTTTAGATGAAACTAGTGAGCAGTTCTTAACTTAAAACTGTTAACACTATTACAAGTAAAGTTAGCCAATGATCTGTAATTTCCAATCAAAATTGATTGACAGTAATACTGGCTATGATTACCGTGTTTATATTTACTATCCTTATGAAAGAATATCGATACAGAAAAATAACTCAGCATATACATCTCAGATACGCTACAATTATAATGTCCTGTCTTTTGATGACCCATACGTTTTCTTGCTTTTAAAACTGTGATGTTCCACATTCTTCTCTGAAATAATTGTTCTCCCATCTTTGTGAAACTGCTAAGTCTGGTATCATGTGTAAGGATACTAAGAAGAAGATATGCCCTCATACAGGAACCTTAACGAATTTTGGCATGTTTCAAATTCTTGCTTCACAGTGCTTAAGTCCATCATCCTCTATACTCATGTAACCAAGAAACGCAATAGATCTCAACGAACTCAcgcaagattctttttttttttatgcaatcttTCTTTGGTCATACATATTATCATCAACCACTTCCGTGCGCAGTGTCCTTATGCAAGCTTTTCCTGGTATCCCAAGTTCACTTTGTTCCTGTGGTATTCAGCTTGGGGTATCTGGTGCCAAAAGCACAATAATCTTTAAAACATATTCTATAACTTTCCACATTGCCAATATAATGTAATTATCAATATAGGTGGGGCTCTCAGTCATTCttataacatataataattataatatactgaTGCTATTTAATACCCAAGATGCTTCTAAAATTTTTGTTCTTGAAGGATAGGTTCCTTGCATTTGTATTACTCATCTTGGTATAACGAAAACATTATTCTGGCATAAATCAGAGTTGGAATTTGATCCCATCTCGCATTCATTATACGTATGGCCTATTTTGCTTATACACTTCTTTCTTGGATCTTGAGGGCTAGTCTGCCAATGTTGCTCATGATGTTCAGAAGATACTGCCATGAATTACGGCTTAGAGCAACAACTTCCTATTCATTACCAGCCTGTCAATCATTACTTGCCTGTCACTCAGTACCTTGTTGTGTCATTAATACAATATCACCTGTAAAGCCCAGATGTCATGAGTTCTGTCCATTCCATGAGAAAATTCCAAaagttctttcttatttttctttatcacatCATCAGTGACCAAGTGCTCCTTGGGGAAACTTGGGTTTGTCATCATAGGGCTCTGATAGTATGTCAGTGACCATTCCCAAGGAAAAGTTCCGACATTCAGACTACTGCGATGTCAACAATCGTTTATGggatgtcataatttttttttatcttccgaATTCTGTACAGAAGAGAGAATTAAGACTCTTAAACTctgaaaaatataactttaatagGGCTCTCAAGTTAGTGGAGTGCAGAGCAACATTcttaaagagaaaatgtaatcattatgtAAAAAAGTAATTACACGTCGCTTGAAAACCTTTACACTGAAGGCTTTGAAGAAGGAATGTAAAATGTGGCTTGACATTCACATATTCGTAAGCAATGATATGTTTGACAGCTAAATATAAGGTTACAGTGAAAAGATCTTAAATGCCATTACCGACCAAATCAACCCCAATTACTTCAAGAAATATATGAGTTGAGAAGCTTCTTTCCTTAGGCGATGAGAAACCCGACTACCTAAAAGGACGTAGGAAACACGGAAGGCAGAGTTTCACAGTTCGGCCACCAATGGAATGTAGTTCGCACTGGCTTACACTTGAGTTCGTAACTTCCACACAATATGTGTGACTGCAAACCTTGGCGTTCATAGCAAGAGCAGAGGcgctgtacagtatattatgatACGCAAGGACGAAAagaactaagtcttattcagatgGAAAGCCTTCCATTCGATTTTGCCAAAAAGAATGGTATGTGAAGAGTTCCCACATGTAGCAGCTAATGAAAGCACTTAGATTCCTTGTAACAGACGTAGGTAGGTCCGTTTTGTGATCCGGACTATTAATGGAAAAACTACCTGGCCTGTGAAAACTGTTAATTTTCGTTGTTctgaaatgtgaaatttttattaaattttcacttCAGATTCTAGTTTTTCAATCAGCTTTGGCTGCACTCACGTATATATTGGACTGTAGTTCCGTTGTAAATCTAGTATAGCACTGAAGAAGGACAAATTATGTTAAAGGCTGAAACAGGTGTCAACTTTGGGATAAATAAATCGAGCAACACAGCAGCAGTTTTTGTTTGTCCCTTGAAGACATCAATCTTGAGGACTGGAGGAAGTGCTAAAACATTGGGATAGTTTCCAGAAAGATGCCTCGTACACTagcatttgatttatatatatatatatatatatatatatatatatatatatatatatatatatatatatatatatgtgtgtgtgtgtgtgtgtgtgtgtgtgtgtgtgtgtgtgtgtatgcgtatgactgtgaaatatcttctgttaaaagagaattccatcaaatacaaggagtccataaaaacgccaaatgcACCCTGCTCTCAGGCAAATAGTAGCCTGAGGAGAGAGTCAGCttatctctgaaatatagccttattTCATATATCTTGactttttatgggctccttatattgataatatatatatatatatatatatatatatatatatatatatatatatatatatatatatgtatatgtatatatagtatatataatgtatgtatgtatatatacatatatatatatatatatatatatatattattattatatatatatatatatatatatatatatatatatatcacaatgaatggctaatctctctcttactcactcCATTTCTCTTTCTGTGTTCAGTGCGAATGGGAAAACATCACGCACGCCACCCGCAATGGCTAAACATTTCCACGAAACGTGTTTGCGCCACACACAATAAATTATTCGTTTAATTAATGCAAGCTCACACTCTTCACTCGCTGACCATggctccgaaaaaaaaaaagaaaaatggatatcCGTGGCTATATCGATTCTCTTTCCATGATGGATCTTTCCTAAACAATGTTGGTACTAACGGGAAACCAAACAGACGATGAAATTAgatactgaatattttataactccattttttttgttgtttctagAATCTGGGAAATGTCAGAGTAGAACAGAAGAGCGTTATGTTTCtggtaatattagtattatttctgttcttttccaAACGAGAATGATTTGGTGGTATGCTGGGGCTTTATTTTCACAAGAGGGAACTTCTAAATGTCGAGCAATTGGAGGGTATACAGTCCAGTAGGATCCAGTTAAACCAGAGGAATAAGGAATGTTAACGTCATTACAACAGGATAAAAAAAGACTATGGTTAATCATAGTTGGTTTCATgacattttggttttgtttaagtTGTTATCTTTTTTACACTGAGTAGCTTCAAGTATTTTGCCTCTGAAAAGACATAATCcctctttgaaaatatttaatgcatCCCTGTTTATACTATGGTTGGTACTGaagtttttatatcattaaatAAGAGAACTTGATATAAGTATCTTACAGAGTGCTTTTTTTTGTTACAAGCCTTTTGAAAGGTATCAtgcataagaaaataaatctggatgtatgtatgtatgtatgtatgtatgtcttttgtTACAAGCCCTTTCCAGTTAAATATACTTAGGATTTTGTACACCTTTGCATTCGCAAATACCTCTAGGTGTATgtatggatttatgtatgtatgtctgatgaaatgataaatttatgGATACacgaatgcatatataaataactataaaagcCAAAAGCGCACGCGCGAGCTGGTTCTAAGGGCTGACAGCGAAATGACGCTTTTTCTCATTCCAGTACAATCAAAGATGGCTTTATGGAAATTTACGAAGGTAAAATGCCGTTTCTTAtggaccttttagttttctgtaaaagaaaactattgcgccggctttgtctgtccgtccgcacttttttctgtccgcgctcagatctcaaaacctactgaggctagagggctgcaaattggtatgttgatcatccaccctccaatcatcaaacataccaaattgcaaccctctagcctgagtagtttttattttaattaaggttaaagttagccataatcgcgcatctggcaacgatataggatagggcagcaccgagccgtggttaaagtttcatgagccgcggcccttacagcattataccgagaccaccgaaagatagatctattttctgtggccttgattgtacgatgtagcggctgtacagaaaactcgattgcgccgaagaaacttcggcgcatcttttacttgttttatatagtCTACAACAGTCTCCTCTCGCTACGGAATGCCACGTGCTTTAATGCAACAAAGGCATGTAAGCAGTACAAGCAAATACAGCATGATTACAGTATATTTTGCACTGTCATATTAacacaaatttatattcattaacTTTTAAAACTAAGAAGCATATATAGTAGGAAGTGTTTGATATATTAAGTAACTTTTCTTACATAATGTTCCAACAACTACGGACCATAGCCAGTAGGAACTGAAAGAGCTCTTGACCGCTTCACCGAAGGTCTTTAGAATATGTATCAAGGAAAACCTCTATATGAAAActcaaagtaaatataaatgcCTGAATATCATAAAATCCGTAGTTTATAACTGGTTCAAGAAAAACTGAAGGCGATTTACCATATTAAATAACAATCAGATcactacataaaaagaaaatctaataatTGCCGTAGATTAAGACTTACTACATGCTAAATACCAAAGCAACACTTTCAATAATGTACTGGAATATTTGGAACAGAACGTATCACATTAAATTCGTTTGATTTATCATTCCCCATTTTTCCAAATAGGTGGTAATCCTATTACGAGTTCTCATATCCTTGCTACATTTATAATCAATTGCACGATGAAGTATTAcagtgtgcatatacatacatacatacatacatacatacatacatacatacatacatatatatatatatatatatatatatatatatatatatatatatatatatatatatatatatatatatatatatatatatatatatatatatatagagagagagagagagagagagagagagagagagagagagagagagattcttacctGTATCTTCGATACAcagaatttttgcttttaaaactaCTTTTCCTTTCGGAAGGCcataaataatcattttaaacgTTTTGTTTGATATCCACTTCAATGAAAATGCTTTACCTCTCCAATTAGaatccttttatttaaaaaataaagtgtaGTATACTTCGTTATTGTTCCTTGTGTTTTTCTCAAACCCCTCTTTCGTAACATCTCATACCACTTGCACGCAAGCAATTTTTCTTATACTGGATAACTACCATTATTAATGGCTCTTTCTAACACGCGTGTAATTATGCAGTATAACTCGAGATAAATGAATCCATCATAATTGCTACCACAAAATGTTTATCAGAATAATAAGTGGGTGTATACTCTAGGTGACACTGGCGTTAATATATGAGACACTTATAGTGTCAGGTATAAGGAATTACTAGTTGTCTTTCGAACCGAGGTATTTGTGAAACCAAATACATTCATCCATACGATGCAAaaactggcatatatatatatacatacatatatatatatatatatatatatatatatatatatatatatatatatatatatatatatatctgtgtgtgtgtgtgtaatgaatatatatttcaatatatataatatacatacatatatacatatatatgtgataaatatatattttaatacatataatatacatatatatgtgtgtgtgtgcttagttTATTCTTGAATATCGTCATATAGGCTACTCACTCCGGATCCCAAGCCGAAGCTTACTGAACAATTTTCATGTTACAAACTTGAAGGCTACAGACAAAGTGCttcttgtgttttatatatatatatatatatatatatatatatatatatatatatatatatatatacagatatatatgtatgcatacatatatacatatgtataactgaatcactaaaatatggaacgtgatgaatatataaataaaggcaacgcatacgaaggaaacagaaacgacgtggaattttatttacatatatgtatatatatatatatatatatatatatatatatatatatatatatatatatatatatatatatatatatatatatatatatatatatatatatatatatatatatatcagtaagctcATGCGTGCATGGATGCACACGcatcaaaaagaaattattcttttccCAGCTTCATGAACGTGGTTTCATAAATACCTCAGTTCGAAAGACAATTAATAATTCCTTATACCCGACGCTATAAATGTCTCTTACATTAATGTCAGGGTCACATGTCTGTCcgactgtttgtctgtctgtctttctgtctgtttttggACCTGCTTTACTGTTTTTGGAATTGTcccaaaaaagaaatatcttaaaaaagaaatatagctTCTATTACCAGTCTGGAGTTACGGCGGAATAATGATTTAATAAGCTGTCACATTATTCAAATTAACGTCATATAATgagctaagttttttttttatttttgtacaaataaattaGCTTGAATTCCAAAACAAATGACATCCAGAGTTTGTTTTTGGCCATTGGTATTTGCTGCATTAAAATGCACTGAATCATGTTATTGGGTGAGTATCACTGGATACTAAATTTCACTGTAATATTAAAACAATGGATTTTAGAAGCAGTTATTCGCAAATCCTATTACGTACCCTAGATTAGTTTATATCTTTAGGAGACTGCAAGAACCGGCAATTTTCAACCTAATTTAGACAATGAGTTGCCGACAAACTCTTAAAATATAACCTGTCCCACCCTAACGTTAAAATACATTGGGTGATTGCCCCAAATATCCAAAAcgaccttttaaaaaaatatccacaatGACGTTTCAATAAATAGCCTCAATGACTTTTTAGTTTCTCGATTTACACAAACTTTTCAGGATACGTCTGTCACTAAAAACTAGCTGGATCCAGAGGAGATATAAATGAAGGGCCTTTACCGACTgtggtaggattcgaacctgcgcACGGTAGTAAGCGAGGTTACCACTTGTCCACTACACCATGGTCCAAATAATTATAAGACCTGTTTATTCCAAAACTGATAACGAGATACCCCATGCTATAAAAGGGTAGTTAGATGCTATTAAAGAATAGATATGTAAAAGTGAAGCTGTTGTTTCTTTTAGTAAATGATGCCTGTTTCTTAGTATAAACGTCATTTCATGGAGAATGAAATAACCGcatatggtaaatttttttaattatgctgtAAGGTTTAGGCCCATGAGTAATGCTCTTTTCACCTGAGTTAGATTTTCAGAAGGCCATGGTCATGTGACCATAAATAACATTTCCTTCCGATACCATTAATAACCCTTGTTCTTTTCACCATTAATAATTCCTTAAACGTGGCCTGGGTATGGCTATTATTTCTGGCAATGTGGCATTAGGGACTTATTATAGACGCCCATGATGACAATCAGATGGTGTACAGCTGGTATTTACTTCCCTAGCATCCGCCATCTCATTTTCCCCTTACGGGACTCTTGGTTTATTGATTTCTGACCAGCTTTTGGCTAAATACACTTAGGCCTAACCAACAAACTATGAATCAGGTATTATCATGCATATGATTTTGTGGGATTTCAcactctctgtctatctatgGCTTGAAAGACTGCTTTTTGATGAGCATGAGCCATAGGGTGATACCTGAGGGTCACAATCAGCGAAGAACTGGGTGTGTCACCAAGAGCCAACCCGCTACCCACATGCCTCCCTTCTGAAAAACGACACAGGTTGAACAAGATGCCCATGGGCCCCAGCACTTACACAGTCAACTTTGCTGCGCTTATAAGCATATGATTAAATCCCACTGCAGAAACTAAAAGTGATCGGATTATCTTGATCTAAATCAATGTGAATTCGAAAGGGAAAAACAGGAGAGAATATAGTGAGGAGAACGAGAACGAAGGGTTTATTACTGGATATTTACGGATGGgctgaatttcattttttgaagTAACTGTAACATTGTCcttgttaagtttttttatgaacttacatcataatgttaattattatcacaagaacaatattttttgtaaacGCCCGGACCTGCTATGCAAGCCATCACTGTCATTTatctaatatgatttttatttttcagatcaaGTGATGAGGACGATGAGCCGAGGCTCTGACTCTCGCTGGTATGAGCCTCCTGCACCAAGAAGCTGGAAGACGAATCCCACATCCCTCCAACGCATCGAATCTGCCGAAAACCTTCGGAGGTCCTTACTCGACTCAGCTGCCAAAACCCCCGGTGCCCTTCCTTACAGACAGAACTTACGACCTGGGACGAGAACCATGAATCGCAGTTTTGATTATGACAAAACTAGATCCATGGCCAGTTTACCCTCCACGCCACTGGTCCTCCGGGGCTCTCTTTCAGGCAGTGCCAAATATAATAATGATGCCAGTCGTATTGTTCCTCCGAGTTATACTAGGCAACTATCAGGTTCTGTTAAAGACCTGAGTTCGTCGTCGACAGGGTTTCTGAACAAGctcaaaacacaagaaaatgccGAGAAAATTTTAAACACCCCTCCGTCGAGGCCTAGAACGACAACGTTAACCAAGTTCCGTCCATTACCAGCGATTAAGCACAGCGCTGGAAGTACCAGAAGTGATCCCTCGACCGATAATAACAATACAGGTGGGGGAAAAAATCCCCCTCCGTTACTTCGAAGTAGAACATTCGATGTCATTGACACGAACATCGACAACCTGCCAGTGGTTGGCGATGAGGAGGACGATGAAAGGTCCTACACTGAGTATTCTGattattatgatgatggtgagggtgatgatgatgagggggAGGAAGACGAGTCAGACAGCAGTAGTGACAGCGGTAGCGGAAGTGATTCCGGGAAGAACAGCGAATCCGACGCATCGGATAGTGGAGTGGTTAGCGCCGAATCAAATCGGAATGAGGTAGCAAAAGCGAAAAAAGAACAGAATGAAGCCATATTTGAGAGGGGTATGATTAACAGTGCCGTTCCCGTGCAAACCGTGACAGTGACTATCGAGGGGAAACTCATATCGGAATACGTTTCGCAGACTAAG
Encoded proteins:
- the LOC136835419 gene encoding clumping factor B-like: MRTMSRGSDSRWYEPPAPRSWKTNPTSLQRIESAENLRRSLLDSAAKTPGALPYRQNLRPGTRTMNRSFDYDKTRSMASLPSTPLVLRGSLSGSAKYNNDASRIVPPSYTRQLSGSVKDLSSSSTGFLNKLKTQENAEKILNTPPSRPRTTTLTKFRPLPAIKHSAGSTRSDPSTDNNNTGGGKNPPPLLRSRTFDVIDTNIDNLPVVGDEEDDERSYTEYSDYYDDGEGDDDEGEEDESDSSSDSGSGSDSGKNSESDASDSGVVSAESNRNEVAKAKKEQNEAIFERGMINSAVPVQTVTVTIEGKLISEYVSQTKLGALNRLHTRYGFSFFGNSDEELGEGENSNGENEEEEDGEEEEEEGEGEEEGEEDEGEGDDEGGGEEEEEEEDETMRVGATLPDISEDEEMFALDGGIEEDIIVYVKMPDDTLMLSSSPRERTLRELLTIVKDTHLHGSCLVISRKGLSSSDLDKSLGELGIHDNTTLHLIAE